Sequence from the Sphingobacteriaceae bacterium GW460-11-11-14-LB5 genome:
AAACCGTTTAGCAGGAAGGATTGGGAATAGAAAGAGCCGGCGATGTTTCCATGCCAGCTCTTTTCTAGATGAGATTTACCATTTATTCTTTTTCCAGATCTGCTGCGCCTTTTTTAAATAATTCGGCCTGCTTGCTCAGGTTTGCTTTTGCTTCACCGCTTACCGCAGCAGCTTGCTGTGTTTTAGCCTGCGCAGCTGCAGCATAGGCACCGGCAAGTTGTTTATTTAAATAGCTTTGTAATTTTAACCTTTCGATGGCGCTGCTAATGTTCATTATACCCTTTTCGGTAACCACAGGGTTATTATTCGCCCTCAGATACTGAAAATACTGACCAACTACAGCGAAAACTTTATTCTTATCGCCTGTTAGCATTACATTATCATAAAATGCCTGATATTCATCCTTAGGTTCGTTAATGTATAACAATGCAATTGATGGTGCAATGTGTGCTTTCGTATCTTCATCTAACAATGCTACCGCCGCGATACTCTCTTGCGGTGCCAGTTTAGACAAACCATCAACACCTGCAGCAATTACCTTATACGATCTGTCTTTTAGACTTGCCAACACTAAAGTTTTATAAGCCTGATCGCCGGTTTCAGCCAATTTCACAATGGCAGCTGCTCTTACTTCGGTATTTTTATCCGTTTTAGCAATCTGCAGTAAAATAGGCAAAGCTGCTGCTTTAATCTGAGCATCTGCTAAGTTAATGCCATCGATACTTAAAGCACGTAAATCTGCCGATTTATCTTTTAAACCTTCTAACAGCACCAGCTGACCGCTTTTAGCTTTGCTCTGCATAATAAATTGCAGGGCTTCAATTCTATTGGCATAACTCGGGGCATTTTTGTATTGGAAATAATAGTTTTCAGCAGTTTTATTGTCGTTGGTTTCGCCCACTAAAATTTTATCTGCATCAAAATCGATTAAATCGGGTTTAGCACTCACCTCAAAACTAAAATTCTGCTCACGGCTATTGATCAGGATTTCTTTTCTGATTTTTTTCCCGCCGGCATAAATATCAACTTTGATCGGCAGGGTAAAGATCTGCACGCTAGCATCTTGTGTTTGTTTAACCTTAATCGTCGCTTTACCGTTTTCGTAACCGTAATCGATACTTAAAACCGGGTGACCTCCATTGTAATACCACTGATTAAAATAAGGGCTCCAATCTTTTCCGGTAACCTCTTCCATGGCTAAACGCAACTGGTGTGTTTCGCCATTTTTAAGTGCATTGGTAGTGAGGTAACGGTTAAGCGATTTGTAGAAGGCGGCATCACCCATCTGATTTTTTAAAGCATATAAAATAATCGATCCTTTGGAGTAACTCACATTATCGAACATATCTTCTTTATCGCCATAATGAAAACGTGCCAATACCGGGCTTTCTCCATTTTTTGTCGATCCTAAATAAGACTGCAATTTACTGTAACGCGATTTATCTTCCGCATCCTGCCCTTCATCATGCCCATGCCAGATCACTTCGCCAAAGGTGGCAAAAGATTCGTTCATGGTTAAGTTAGACCACGACTCTGCGGTTACGTAATCGCCAAACCATTGGTGAAAAAGTTCATGTGCAATAGTTCCTTCTTCATTTTCATCCAATAACTCACGATCGGTTTTTTGCACCTGCTCGCCGTGTAAAGTAGCCGTAGTATTTTCCATTGCGCCCGAAACGTAATCTCTGGCGACCACTTGTGCATATTTGTTCCATGGATAATCTACCCCTAACAAATTGCTGTAAAACTGGATCATATCCGGCGTTTTGCCAAAAATTTGCTTCGCATAAGGTGCAAATTTTGGTTCCAGGTAATAACTAACTTCCTTGCCTTTATAGGTATCTTTTGTTACTTTGAATTCACCCACAGCCATCATAAACAAATATGGTGAGTGGGGAAGATCCATTTTCCAGGTATCAGTCCGGGTTCCATCTGCATTGGCTTTCTGGCTCACCAGTTTTCCGTTAGAAAGTGTGGTGTATTTCGATTTTACCGTGATCGAAATCTCTTCAGTAGTTTTCTGATCAGGCTTATCGATCGTCGGAAACCATGCCGAAGACGATTCCGTTTCGCCTTGTGTCCAGATCTGAGTTGGCTTATTTTTATCTGTGCCATCCGGGTTAATAAAATATAATCCTTTAGCATCGGTTATGGCCGCACTCCCCTTTACTTTTAATTCATCAGGTTTAGCAGTATAAGCGATATACACAGTATACTTTTCGGTATTGGTATATTTTTTATTTAAAGTGATATACAGCTTATTATCATGGTAAACATACTTAAGCGGGGTATTTCCTTTTGCGCCAACCAATGCAACAGTTTTAATATCCATTCCCTGCGCATCGAGGGTTAAAGAGTCTGTAGCGTAAAAATGAGGTTTTAAAGTAAGCCATTCTTTACCGTGAAGGTATCGTTTAGCATAATCAAAAGATACATCGAGTTTGGTATGCACCAGATCGTTAACTTTAGTTGCAGTTACCCGGTAAATATTTAGGTTGTTCGATTTTTCTACAGGCTGTTCCTGCGCAAAAAGTGGATTAGCCATAAAGGCCGAAGCCAGCAGCACGCCACAGGCAATAATTCTTTTATTCATTTTTATGTTGTTACAAATTAGCTTTACTTTAAACACGGCTGTTTGTGCTAAGTAAAAACGCAAATGTAGTCGCCTTTAGTTTGTTTTTACAAATTCATTGAAATATTTAGTTCATGCGCACACTTGCTATTTTTTTAACACCTGAAAAATTGAAGCATTAACAATGAGTGATCTTCCCTGTCAGCCGTTGATTAAAACCTTAACTACCTTAATTTCTCAATGGTTATTGATGACCAATATTTAATAAACCTAATTGGTTGCTACAGGTTTCAACACGTAACCTTTAAGCTGCAGTCCTTTTATCAAGCCTTCGGTACCCACCAAATGACCTGCTCCAACGGCTATAAATAGTGACTGGTTTTGCATCAGGGCCGGTAATTGATCCAACCATCTTTTATTCCGGTTTTTTAAGAGTTCGGTCATAAACTCTTTAGTCTCTTCATCTTGTATTTTAAAGAAATCGGTTAATTTATCGATGTTCTGGGTAAGATAATAGGTTTTTAACTCCTCCATTTTTTGCTTGCTTTTAGCAATTTCTCTCACCGATTTTAAGAGCGCTTTTTTTTGCTTCTGTAAATCGCCGTCAAATAAAAGTGCTGCCTGGTATTCGGCAGTTTCTAATCCGATCAGCGATTTCGCATTTTTTTTGGCATAATTCTGAAAACTATTATCCAGCCCTTCTCCTACATCTTTTAACATATCCGGATTGTCAAAAAGCATGATCATTAACGATACCATTGCCGGTTTATAATTATTGAGTTCCTTTAATTCAAACCCTGGTTGCCTGGTTTTAAAGTAGTCTTCTACCTCTTTAAATTCTGCTTTTGTCAATAAACTATCAAGTGTATTGTTTTTCATCATTAAAAATGGCGCCATCCTCTTTTGTATGGTACTGTCCATTACAATTTCCCCTACTACCGCATCGGCCGATTTCAATTTCTCTTGCAAAACTTTCATGGTATCCGCAAATTTTGCAGGTATCAGGTGATGTGTTCCAAATAAATAAGACGTTTTTTTTAATCCGTTACCAGAAATTTCCCACAACAGTGAGTTCGAACCCTTTGTGGTTTGCGCACAGAGCACAGTGCTGAACCCCAGAAAAATGATCAGTAATACTTTTATATTTTTCATTCTATTTTTTGTTAGGTAGTTGTTTTATTTTATCGGCATTATTTTGGAAAACTACATTAATTTACACCGCAAAACAAAAAATACTAATTTGACATCCTCTTTTATTTATCCTGTTATCTTTAAAGCAAGGTATTAAAGATTGTAGCAATTTAAGAACCTGAATGTAACCTGCTTTCTCGTATTTTTTCGTTTTTTTGTATAAATCGTTAGCTATATGACAACAGATATTCAATCCATTTTAAACAAATTGGGCATTAATGCCAGTAATGCCGCCTATAGTACTGGCAGCAATTGGGGTGGTGAACTTAATGTAAACACATTAGAAAGTTTTTCTCCGGTTGATGGCAAGCTGATTGCTTCGGCTAAGATTGCAACTGCTGATGATTATGATGCTGTTGTACTTAAAGCACAGGAAGCATTTACAGCCTGGCGTTCGGTTCCGGCTCCAAAAAGAGGGGAAATTGTGCGGCAGTTTGGTGATGCATTGCGCGAAAATAAAGATGCCTTAGGTACTTTGGTTTCTTACGAAATGGGGAAAAGTTTGCAGGAAGGCTTTGGTGAAGTACAGGAAATGATTGATATCTGCGATTTTGCTGTGGGTTTATCCAGACAGCTTTATGGCTTAACCATGCACAGCGAACGCCCAAGCCACCGCATGTACGAGCAATGGCATCCACTGGGCATTGTGGGAATCATTTCTGCCTTTAATTTTCCTGTAGCCGTTTGGAGCTGGAATACTGCCCTGGCCTTGGTTTGTGGTAATGTTTGCATCTGGAAACCATCTGAAAAAACACCTTTAACCGCCATTGCCTGTCAACATATTATTGCAAAGGTTTTTAAAGATAACGACATAGCCGAAGGGGTTTGTAATCTCATTTTAGGCGATAGGGAAGTTGGCGAACGCATGACAAATGATGGCCGCATCCCTTTAATTTCTGCCACCGGATCAACGCGCATGGGCAAAGCAGTTGGCGCCGCCGTTGGTGCACGGTTAGGAAAAAGCTTGCTGGAGCTTGGCGGTAATAATGCCATCATCATTTCAGAACATGCCGATTTAGACATGAGTTTAATTGGTGCTGTTTTTGGTGCTGTTGGTACCGCAGGCCAGCGTTGCACTTCTACCAGAAGACTAATTATCCACGAAAGCGTATATGATGCTTTTACCGCAAAACTGGTTAAAGCTTACGGACAATTGCGCATTGGCGATCCTTTAGATCAAAATAACCATGTGGGTCCATTGATTGATACTGATGCCGTTGCGGCCTACCTCGATTCGATAGCAAAATGTAAGGCTGAAGGCGGTAATTTTGTGGTAGAAGGCGGCGTTTTATCGGGCGATGCCTATACCAGCGGGTGTTATGTAAAACCGTGTATTGCGGAAGTTCAGAATGATTTCAAAATTGTTCAGCACGAAACATTTGCGCCGATTTTATACCTGATTAAGTACAAAACATTAGATGAGGCCATTGCTTTACAAAATGGCGTACCACAGGGATTATCATCGGCCATCATGACCTTGAATTTAAGGGAGGCTGAGCAGTTCTTATCGGCTAAAGGATCTGATTGTGGTATCGCCAATGTAAATATTGGTACTTCTGGCGCAGAAATTGGCGGTGCTTTTGGCGGCGAAAAAGAAACAGGTGGTGGCCGGGAAAGTGGATCTGATGCCTGGAGAGCTTATATGCGCAGGCAAACCAATACCATCAATTATTCGAATACTTTGCCATTGGCACAGGGTATAAAATTTGATTTGTAAACAATCGTTATTTGCGAGGAGGTACGACTGCCCTTCCGGACTTTTGGGAGAAGCAATGTTTTTGATTATGAGCGATCGTTTTAAGATTGCTTCCCCGAAAGGTCGGGACAAGCTGCCGGCTGAAAAGGCCTTCTCAGCAATGACGACAACTACATAAAAAAGGCACTAAATTTAAAATTTAGTGCCTTTAGGATAAAATATATGATGGAGGATTAGAATAGTTTTTCTAATAAATCTACTTGTAAATCATCGTAGCGTGATTTATTGTTGTTGGCTAAAACTGATTTATCGGTCACTTTAATTGTGCTTTCCTGAGCGGTAAAATTACCCATTTTAATTTCAGAACCTGATCCGATTAATGCCGAGGGTGTTTCTGAAGAACCGGTTAACTTTAATGATGCAGTATCTTTAAGCTCCGTTGACAGGTTAACAGCATTGGCTGTTATATCTGCAGATGCTTTATCGTTTAAAACAACATTTAAGTTTAACAGATTAAAATTGCCTGCAGTACTTACTGTTGCGGTGTTCGATGCTTCAATAGCAGTTAAATTATTGACGTGGGCAATTACAGTTAAGGTATTTTTATCGAAAGAACTGATTCTAAGTTCTTCTCCTTGTTGCTGCACCAGGGCATTTTTGGTATAATACTGATCGTAAACTTCAACGCTTTCCTTAACATCCTGAACCAGGATCAATTTAACATTTCCGGTTACTACAATTTTTGCAACATTTTTAACCTGTGTAATCGCGGTATAATGTGCATTATTTTCTGTAGCGTTTGCTACTCCTGTTGCGCTACTTAAAGTAACCATTACCAATGCAGCTGCGAATAAATTTTTAATAGAAGTTCTCATGACTTTAATATTTTATATTGTGTAATATTTTGTTTTAAATCCCTAGTTATTAGGTGGTTTTGTAATTAAGACTGCGAACGACCAAAAACGTTTCAGCCCGTTCTTCGCTATTATACCATGAGCTTGTATTTATAGACGAACGCCAAATTAACCTATACGAAAAGGGGTTGATTTTTTAAATTCAAAAAAAAATGGCCAGTCTGTTTAGCGACCAGCCATTTATTGGATACTAGGTTTAGATAGTTTAAAGCTTTTTAATCAGCAGATAACTTTTTGCCTCAAACCATAAATTGGCATCATGATCATTTTCATAATACGTACCCTGCAACGAAGTCACCACAATGGTATAGTTATACCCATTAATGTTTTTAGAAACACTCATCAGCTTCGCCGGATACAAGTATTCCTGTTTCTTACCAGAGGCTTTTAAAGCCCCGTTTTCATATGCTTTTCTAGCCTGACCGAACACTTCTTTTAAATCGATGTATAGTGCCTCTTGATTATTAACCAATAGCGAAATTTTTGAATTGATTTTATTTGTGGTTAAATCTGTACCGTAAAGCCGTGTTACTTTTTTCTCTGGGTATCCGTTTAATTCAATCAGATAATCATAGCCCTTAACGCTTAAAACCTGGTTTTCATTATTTTGAAGGGTAATGCTCACACCTGGGTCATATTCCAAAACACCTTTAACCTTAAAAATTGCTAATGCTGTATCTACCTTGTTCATCCGCATGCTATAGCGATAGTTATTGGTACCATCTATCCTTTCCTCTATTTTACTGAGGTCTTTTTTAGTAAAAGGCTGCAGCGTTTTTAGTCCATGTGTATACACAAGATACCTGATTACCGCCGGCTTTTCTCTAATATCGTCTTTTTTCTTGCTGTTCATTATCCGCTTTAAACGGCTTAGCTGCGAATATTTAGATACAGAAAAAGCACTTTGCGGACCATATGTAGCCAACAGCGAAATGATACACAAACTTATTGGGATTACCTTAATGTTCTGTTTTTTACTAAAAAGAAAATAAATGGTTATACCCGCCAGCCATAGTGCAAGTGCCGTTAAAACGTAGCGGCTTTCTGTTATACCATAATGACCAACCCTTTTCCAAACGGCAAGTAATAAAAGTACTACCAGTGGAATCATCATGACATAAAAGAACCTGGAAAATAATTTAATCCAACTATTGCCGTCCGTTTCTTTAACCGGATAAACCAGTAGCAACGATAAAATTCCAAAAACAGCATAGCCTAAAATCAAGCTTGATACCAAACCCTTTGGCAGCTCCCATAACGCAGCAATTTTGATCTCATATACCAGCAAAATCGCTAAATATATTGTTACCAGCGGAATAAGCACAAATTGAGCAAATATTTTTAAGCCTTTCGGATAACTATGATCTTCTTCCAGTAATTTATAATCAGTTGGGATTCCTGCTAAAAAGAAAGTAGTATTAAACCCGGCACTAATAATGGCAAATAAAGTCATGTATGTTTGCCATTTTATGTCGGCATTAAACAATCCATCAATGGCAACCAACGCAATTGCCAATCCTGCAAATAGTACAGCTGAGTAAAGTGCTGAGGTAAGAAACCGAAGGAAAAGCGCTTTATTAAACTGCCAGAAGCCATTTACTTTTTCTTGACCGATAAACGGTGCAAATGCTACCAGCAAATGAAATGCAAAAGCAAATAAGAAAATGCGGTAAAGATCTGCTGAATAGTTTGAAGGATCGAGACTGAAGTAAAGCAATACACCGGTCAATAAGCCGCCTAAACGTAGCAGCCACTTTTTCTTTAATGAGTATTGATTGCGTTCTGAAATTAAATCCAGTGCTAATACGAGTGTAAGCGCCAGATTTAAAATAGCAACGGCCTTTATTAAATGATCTTTTAAATTCTCATTCTGTTCTGAATAGTTTCGATAATCAGAAATATGTATATAATAACACCAGCACAATGTAGCTGCAACCGCAAAAATAATTTGTAAGGGAAAACGCTTAATTACATTTACGAATCCCAGGTATAGCTGTTGAAGAGAGGGTAATTTCATCTGATTTTTTTTACTAAAGATATCATGTTTTGTGTTTAATGGCTAAGCATCAGTTTGAAATTGTTAAAAAAGGTTAAAACATTACACACAACTAACATATTAGTTTTATATTCGTCAGATCAAACCAAA
This genomic interval carries:
- a CDS encoding peptidase M1: MNKRIIACGVLLASAFMANPLFAQEQPVEKSNNLNIYRVTATKVNDLVHTKLDVSFDYAKRYLHGKEWLTLKPHFYATDSLTLDAQGMDIKTVALVGAKGNTPLKYVYHDNKLYITLNKKYTNTEKYTVYIAYTAKPDELKVKGSAAITDAKGLYFINPDGTDKNKPTQIWTQGETESSSAWFPTIDKPDQKTTEEISITVKSKYTTLSNGKLVSQKANADGTRTDTWKMDLPHSPYLFMMAVGEFKVTKDTYKGKEVSYYLEPKFAPYAKQIFGKTPDMIQFYSNLLGVDYPWNKYAQVVARDYVSGAMENTTATLHGEQVQKTDRELLDENEEGTIAHELFHQWFGDYVTAESWSNLTMNESFATFGEVIWHGHDEGQDAEDKSRYSKLQSYLGSTKNGESPVLARFHYGDKEDMFDNVSYSKGSIILYALKNQMGDAAFYKSLNRYLTTNALKNGETHQLRLAMEEVTGKDWSPYFNQWYYNGGHPVLSIDYGYENGKATIKVKQTQDASVQIFTLPIKVDIYAGGKKIRKEILINSREQNFSFEVSAKPDLIDFDADKILVGETNDNKTAENYYFQYKNAPSYANRIEALQFIMQSKAKSGQLVLLEGLKDKSADLRALSIDGINLADAQIKAAALPILLQIAKTDKNTEVRAAAIVKLAETGDQAYKTLVLASLKDRSYKVIAAGVDGLSKLAPQESIAAVALLDEDTKAHIAPSIALLYINEPKDEYQAFYDNVMLTGDKNKVFAVVGQYFQYLRANNNPVVTEKGIMNISSAIERLKLQSYLNKQLAGAYAAAAQAKTQQAAAVSGEAKANLSKQAELFKKGAADLEKE
- a CDS encoding aldehyde dehydrogenase family protein; protein product: MTTDIQSILNKLGINASNAAYSTGSNWGGELNVNTLESFSPVDGKLIASAKIATADDYDAVVLKAQEAFTAWRSVPAPKRGEIVRQFGDALRENKDALGTLVSYEMGKSLQEGFGEVQEMIDICDFAVGLSRQLYGLTMHSERPSHRMYEQWHPLGIVGIISAFNFPVAVWSWNTALALVCGNVCIWKPSEKTPLTAIACQHIIAKVFKDNDIAEGVCNLILGDREVGERMTNDGRIPLISATGSTRMGKAVGAAVGARLGKSLLELGGNNAIIISEHADLDMSLIGAVFGAVGTAGQRCTSTRRLIIHESVYDAFTAKLVKAYGQLRIGDPLDQNNHVGPLIDTDAVAAYLDSIAKCKAEGGNFVVEGGVLSGDAYTSGCYVKPCIAEVQNDFKIVQHETFAPILYLIKYKTLDEAIALQNGVPQGLSSAIMTLNLREAEQFLSAKGSDCGIANVNIGTSGAEIGGAFGGEKETGGGRESGSDAWRAYMRRQTNTINYSNTLPLAQGIKFDL
- a CDS encoding DUF4153 domain-containing protein — translated: MKLPSLQQLYLGFVNVIKRFPLQIIFAVAATLCWCYYIHISDYRNYSEQNENLKDHLIKAVAILNLALTLVLALDLISERNQYSLKKKWLLRLGGLLTGVLLYFSLDPSNYSADLYRIFLFAFAFHLLVAFAPFIGQEKVNGFWQFNKALFLRFLTSALYSAVLFAGLAIALVAIDGLFNADIKWQTYMTLFAIISAGFNTTFFLAGIPTDYKLLEEDHSYPKGLKIFAQFVLIPLVTIYLAILLVYEIKIAALWELPKGLVSSLILGYAVFGILSLLLVYPVKETDGNSWIKLFSRFFYVMMIPLVVLLLLAVWKRVGHYGITESRYVLTALALWLAGITIYFLFSKKQNIKVIPISLCIISLLATYGPQSAFSVSKYSQLSRLKRIMNSKKKDDIREKPAVIRYLVYTHGLKTLQPFTKKDLSKIEERIDGTNNYRYSMRMNKVDTALAIFKVKGVLEYDPGVSITLQNNENQVLSVKGYDYLIELNGYPEKKVTRLYGTDLTTNKINSKISLLVNNQEALYIDLKEVFGQARKAYENGALKASGKKQEYLYPAKLMSVSKNINGYNYTIVVTSLQGTYYENDHDANLWFEAKSYLLIKKL